GCTGTGGAAAGATCTATGATGGTTCCTTTTCAAAAACACTGATTGATGGTGATGGGATTTTTACCCAACATTTGAAATCGGCAGGAATAGAATGCATCTCTGATGAGGAGTTTCTCTCCAACAATTCATAGAACTCCACCCCTCGAGAGCCTCAGGGTGACATATCCATTGATCCCTCACCCCCAAACGTCCTAACCCCTAACTAATAACTCATTTTGTAACCTACATCCCATCCCTGCCTCAAAGACTTGTGAGCGAAAGAATTTTGACACAAAATATATTTAACTCGATACTTTAGTAGGTATCGCGAATGGGAGAAAAAAAATGACTGAGAATTTGACAAAACAAGATTTCCTCGATAAAGTTTTCGATTATGAGAATGAAAAAGAGTGGAAATACAAGGGTGATACACCTGCTATTATTGATTTCTGGGCTGAATGGTGTGGACCTTGTAAGGCCGTAGCTCCAGTACTTGAAGAGCTTTCAAACGAGTATGAAGGTAAAGTAAAGGTTTATAAAGTTGATACCGAGACTGAGCAGGAACTTGCTGGCGTCTTTGGCATCCGCAGTATTCCTTCACTTCTATTTGTCCCCCTTAATGACAAGCCTCAGATGGCTGCAGGCGCCCTTCCAAAAGAGCAATTTGTTCAGGCATTCCAGGATGTCCTGGGAGTAGCACCTATCACTGCTTAAAGGTTTTAATCTGATTTGATGAACAC
The genomic region above belongs to Candidatus Neomarinimicrobiota bacterium and contains:
- the trxA gene encoding thioredoxin, encoding MTENLTKQDFLDKVFDYENEKEWKYKGDTPAIIDFWAEWCGPCKAVAPVLEELSNEYEGKVKVYKVDTETEQELAGVFGIRSIPSLLFVPLNDKPQMAAGALPKEQFVQAFQDVLGVAPITA